From the genome of Geothrix sp. 21YS21S-4, one region includes:
- a CDS encoding sigma 54-interacting transcriptional regulator, producing the protein MLKAAWLGHWKAPWGLDRGRRWGDPAWALAALSQAWMLGGREGRWPRLNQVARRPAGPQVASLSEIFEPRPDPAWVALLRHGSPGVPPAQRGSKEDELRAWAWEALLDGDGTPWMAAGSVLLDRAQRLRWIAPLGAVDAEGTLHLPPFLEILVPDSLRTLPPGWWEILLRAQDAEGRLLPEGALDPVLPWPALQAQAGPLILAALPADLASHRGEPWLTALPGGGWMVDPRLRAWGRGFGASPAGLAPLAAPGLAGGASPEKSLEDLLQMKASVEPPPGWAAAVEADLREDLRRPTLPPPSGHPTWDRLRMRWGGEAPESVPGYPGWDEPVHPCADPFHWMARGRRADEGCDPEGSLRAFTLAHAHFLRLGAADWAERAASNAAHLALKWGDLPAHRRWVALRGPLPQPWRDLEEAQVAEVLLEPDAALARIRRLVAAHPDFPPAWGLLAGHAADREQWDVVRDALLHAPDHPYARFLEAALGPMAEPPPPTADPETRLSWEAHRLLRGTGSPEAFWAAWEACPTQVMRLELGLRILERRPDLRRADALLALQAIAERATSSRHQRRLAALWPEAEAPAEPAPRALLDAWLAQRAAPAWIAWEEEGRVRSLGRGEAPPEGALGRLAQEGFLAAFANGRWIWRGHPLLWEGAAVGAILLAHPPDAPPEPPAEAFLLAPWVARLRGARTPEPPVAGELLLTDGSEPMAGVLRELDRVAGSDLPVLILGPTGSGKELAVRELHHRSGRPGPLVAVNCSAFAEGLLESELFGHVKGAFTGADRDRRGAIEAARGGTLFLDEVADLSPRLQSLLLRVLQEREIRRVGSDHAVKVDVRFAAATHRPMDDLAAAGAFRRDLLFRLQGAVLDLPPLSLRRHEFPFLVPRLLPRAAQSARRPIPLLAPGLPEALARRPWPGNVRELLHALERAVLRCEGDTLKPRHFPELEMPVLQARTWDDATRAFQRRLLLDTLRATRFRVAEAAETLGFARPALYAAAKRLGVDLVAERAAGGEDTGV; encoded by the coding sequence ATGCTGAAGGCCGCCTGGCTGGGCCACTGGAAGGCCCCCTGGGGGCTCGACCGAGGGCGGCGGTGGGGCGATCCCGCCTGGGCGCTGGCCGCCCTCAGCCAGGCCTGGATGCTCGGAGGCCGGGAAGGCCGGTGGCCGCGGCTGAACCAGGTGGCCCGCCGCCCCGCCGGCCCCCAGGTCGCAAGCCTGTCCGAGATCTTCGAGCCGCGTCCCGATCCCGCGTGGGTGGCCCTGCTCCGGCATGGGAGCCCAGGCGTTCCCCCTGCCCAGCGCGGATCGAAGGAGGACGAACTCCGGGCCTGGGCCTGGGAAGCGCTTCTGGACGGCGACGGCACCCCGTGGATGGCGGCCGGATCCGTCCTTCTGGACCGCGCCCAGCGCCTGCGGTGGATCGCGCCCCTGGGAGCGGTGGATGCCGAAGGCACGCTCCACCTCCCCCCTTTCCTGGAGATCCTGGTTCCCGATTCGCTGCGGACGCTCCCGCCCGGCTGGTGGGAGATTCTGCTCCGCGCCCAGGACGCCGAGGGACGGCTGCTTCCGGAAGGCGCGCTCGATCCCGTCCTGCCCTGGCCGGCGCTCCAGGCCCAGGCGGGTCCGCTGATTCTGGCGGCGCTGCCCGCCGATCTGGCTTCCCACCGCGGTGAACCGTGGCTCACGGCGCTTCCCGGTGGCGGCTGGATGGTGGATCCGCGCCTTCGGGCCTGGGGCCGCGGGTTCGGCGCCTCCCCCGCGGGGCTCGCCCCTCTCGCGGCGCCGGGGCTGGCGGGCGGCGCATCTCCGGAAAAGTCGCTGGAAGACCTGCTTCAGATGAAGGCCTCTGTGGAACCGCCCCCGGGGTGGGCCGCCGCCGTGGAGGCGGATCTGAGGGAGGACCTCCGCCGTCCCACGCTTCCTCCGCCCTCGGGCCATCCCACCTGGGACCGCCTGCGGATGCGGTGGGGCGGGGAGGCACCGGAATCCGTACCGGGCTATCCGGGCTGGGATGAGCCCGTCCATCCCTGTGCCGATCCCTTCCACTGGATGGCCCGGGGACGGCGGGCGGACGAGGGCTGCGATCCCGAGGGGAGCCTCCGGGCCTTCACCCTCGCCCACGCCCATTTCCTGCGCCTGGGGGCGGCGGACTGGGCCGAGCGCGCCGCCTCCAACGCCGCCCATCTCGCCCTCAAGTGGGGGGACCTGCCGGCCCATCGGCGCTGGGTCGCCCTGCGCGGTCCGCTGCCCCAGCCCTGGCGCGACCTGGAGGAAGCCCAGGTGGCGGAAGTCCTGCTGGAGCCCGACGCCGCCCTCGCCCGCATCCGGCGGCTGGTGGCGGCCCATCCGGATTTCCCGCCGGCCTGGGGACTCCTGGCCGGCCACGCGGCGGATCGCGAGCAGTGGGACGTGGTGCGCGACGCCCTTCTCCACGCTCCCGACCACCCCTATGCCCGCTTCCTGGAGGCCGCCCTGGGACCCATGGCGGAACCGCCGCCCCCCACGGCGGATCCCGAGACGCGGCTGAGCTGGGAGGCCCACCGTCTGCTGCGAGGAACCGGATCGCCGGAGGCCTTCTGGGCCGCCTGGGAGGCGTGCCCCACGCAGGTGATGCGGCTGGAACTGGGCCTGCGGATCCTTGAGCGCCGGCCCGACCTCCGGCGCGCCGACGCGCTCCTGGCCCTCCAGGCCATCGCCGAGCGGGCCACGTCTTCCCGGCATCAGCGGCGCCTGGCCGCCCTGTGGCCCGAAGCGGAGGCCCCCGCGGAACCCGCGCCCCGGGCGCTGCTGGACGCGTGGCTGGCCCAGCGCGCCGCCCCGGCGTGGATCGCCTGGGAGGAGGAAGGCCGCGTCCGCAGCCTGGGGCGCGGGGAAGCGCCACCGGAGGGCGCCCTCGGCCGCCTCGCCCAGGAGGGCTTCCTCGCCGCGTTCGCCAACGGGCGCTGGATCTGGCGGGGCCATCCCCTCCTGTGGGAAGGCGCGGCCGTGGGCGCGATCCTCCTCGCGCACCCACCGGACGCACCGCCTGAACCGCCCGCGGAGGCGTTCCTGCTGGCCCCGTGGGTGGCGCGGCTGCGGGGCGCTCGGACTCCGGAGCCCCCCGTGGCAGGCGAACTTCTCCTGACGGACGGCAGCGAGCCCATGGCCGGCGTGCTGCGCGAGCTGGATCGCGTCGCGGGGTCGGACCTGCCCGTCCTGATCCTGGGCCCCACGGGCAGCGGGAAGGAGCTGGCGGTCCGCGAACTCCACCACCGCTCGGGGCGCCCCGGTCCGCTGGTGGCCGTGAACTGCTCCGCCTTCGCCGAGGGCCTGCTGGAATCCGAGCTGTTCGGCCACGTGAAGGGCGCGTTCACCGGAGCCGACCGGGACCGGCGCGGGGCCATCGAGGCCGCCCGAGGCGGGACCCTGTTCCTGGACGAAGTGGCGGACCTGTCGCCACGGCTCCAGTCGCTGCTGCTCCGCGTCCTGCAGGAGCGCGAGATCCGCCGGGTGGGCTCCGATCACGCCGTGAAGGTGGACGTGAGATTTGCCGCGGCCACGCACCGCCCCATGGACGACCTGGCCGCCGCGGGCGCGTTCCGCCGGGACCTGCTGTTCCGCCTCCAGGGCGCGGTGCTCGACCTGCCGCCCCTTTCGCTTCGGCGCCACGAATTCCCCTTCCTCGTCCCGCGGCTCCTGCCCCGCGCCGCCCAATCCGCCCGCCGCCCCATCCCGCTGCTGGCGCCGGGACTGCCGGAGGCCCTGGCCCGCCGCCCGTGGCCGGGCAACGTGCGGGAGCTGCTCCACGCCCTGGAGCGCGCAGTCCTGCGCTGCGAGGGCGACACGCTGAAGCCCCGCCACTTTCCCGAATTGGAGATGCCCGTTCTCCAGGCCCGCACCTGGGACGACGCCACCCGCGCCTTCCAGCGCCGCCTGCTCCTGGACACCCTCCGCGCCACCCGCTTCCGCGTGGCCGAGGCCGCCGAAACCCTGGGCTTCGCCCGCCCCGCCCTCTACGCCGCCGCCAAGCGGCTGGGGGTGGATCTGGTGGCCGAGCGGGCGGCGGGGGGCGAAGACACCGGCGTCTGA
- the aroA gene encoding 3-phosphoshikimate 1-carboxyvinyltransferase, with amino-acid sequence MSLRLPDDRHLAPAEALRPASIPGSKSATNRALILAALAPGTTRLRGGLEAEDTRWMRQALGALGCPVTEAEGTWTVAGGARPKAAAPLWLGASGTTLRFLLPWLALRGEGAIQLEGDPRLFERPLGPLLAPLEALGARWEPGSNGARLHPADSPPRRLELTVDARLSSQFLTGLALAAAALPEGGVLRWTEAASPSYLALTTQWLHRFGCGAHLEPRAWTIPGGALAPRDLDLPGDWSGAAAFLAAAAATGRSLRVAPLDPEDAQGDRALVDILRTAGCVVVWKGTQDLEVTGPLLRGFDADLTDCPDLGPVLAGLAALAPGSSELRGLHTLPLKECDRLEASAELVRWLGGTAEVVGDHTLRIAPGAPLGDRPLFNPRNDHRMAFAAAVGGLRRGGELLDPGCVAKTFPGFWEVWTRMLGC; translated from the coding sequence ATGTCCCTGCGTCTTCCCGATGACCGCCACCTCGCGCCGGCGGAGGCGCTTCGCCCCGCGTCCATCCCGGGCTCGAAATCCGCCACCAACCGCGCCCTCATCCTCGCCGCCCTGGCGCCCGGAACGACCCGCCTGCGGGGGGGGCTCGAAGCCGAGGACACGCGGTGGATGCGCCAGGCCCTCGGGGCGCTGGGATGCCCCGTCACCGAGGCGGAGGGAACGTGGACCGTCGCGGGCGGCGCCCGGCCCAAGGCCGCCGCGCCCCTGTGGCTCGGCGCGTCGGGCACGACCCTGCGCTTCCTCCTGCCCTGGCTGGCCCTGCGGGGCGAAGGGGCCATCCAGCTCGAAGGCGATCCCCGCCTCTTTGAGCGGCCCCTCGGCCCCCTGCTGGCGCCCCTGGAAGCCCTCGGCGCACGGTGGGAACCCGGCTCCAACGGCGCCCGGCTCCACCCCGCGGATTCCCCTCCCCGGAGGCTGGAGCTCACGGTGGACGCCCGGCTCAGCAGCCAGTTCCTGACGGGGCTGGCCCTGGCCGCCGCGGCGCTCCCGGAGGGGGGCGTCCTGCGGTGGACCGAGGCCGCCAGCCCCAGCTACCTGGCCCTCACCACCCAGTGGCTCCATCGCTTCGGCTGCGGCGCCCACCTGGAACCGCGCGCCTGGACCATCCCGGGCGGGGCCCTCGCGCCCCGGGATCTGGATCTGCCCGGCGACTGGAGCGGGGCGGCGGCCTTCCTCGCCGCGGCCGCCGCCACGGGCCGGTCCCTGCGCGTGGCGCCGCTGGATCCCGAGGACGCCCAGGGGGACCGCGCCCTGGTGGACATCCTGCGGACCGCGGGCTGCGTCGTCGTTTGGAAAGGAACTCAGGACCTGGAAGTGACCGGTCCCCTCCTCCGGGGCTTCGACGCGGACCTGACGGATTGCCCGGACCTGGGCCCCGTCCTGGCGGGCCTCGCGGCCCTGGCGCCCGGCTCCTCCGAACTGCGCGGGCTCCACACCCTCCCTCTCAAGGAATGCGACCGGCTGGAAGCTTCGGCGGAGCTGGTGCGCTGGCTGGGCGGCACCGCGGAAGTCGTCGGGGACCACACCCTGCGGATCGCGCCCGGCGCCCCGCTAGGGGACCGCCCGCTCTTCAATCCCCGTAACGACCACCGCATGGCCTTCGCGGCGGCCGTGGGCGGTCTCCGCCGCGGCGGAGAGCTGCTCGATCCCGGCTGTGTCGCGAAGACCTTCCCCGGCTTTTGGGAGGTCTGGACCCGGATGCTGGGATGCTGA